A window from Sphingopyxis alaskensis RB2256 encodes these proteins:
- the secB gene encoding protein-export chaperone SecB has translation MADETSADINNPALQPNGEDTSPAIGLISQYVKDLSFENPNAPAVYQWQGAPQVDVQFNIAADSVGDNLYEVLLKIDVTSKTDKGTSFVIELKYAGLFGVRNVPDDQLQPFFLAEAPRILFPFARRVVADAVQDGGFPALLLEPIDFHGLFMQQVQAAQGEQVGDGAPVGQA, from the coding sequence ATGGCCGACGAGACAAGCGCCGACATCAACAACCCCGCCCTGCAGCCCAACGGCGAAGACACCAGCCCGGCAATTGGCCTCATCTCGCAATATGTGAAGGATTTGTCGTTCGAGAATCCGAACGCCCCGGCCGTCTATCAGTGGCAGGGCGCGCCGCAGGTCGATGTCCAGTTCAACATCGCCGCCGACAGCGTTGGTGACAATCTGTACGAGGTGCTGCTGAAGATCGACGTGACGTCGAAGACCGACAAGGGCACGAGCTTTGTGATCGAGTTGAAATATGCCGGCCTGTTCGGCGTGCGCAACGTGCCCGACGACCAGCTCCAGCCCTTTTTCCTGGCCGAAGCACCGCGCATCCTGTTCCCCTTTGCCCGCCGCGTCGTCGCCGATGCGGTGCAGGATGGCGGTTTTCCCGCGTTGCTGCTCGAACCGATCGATTTCCACGGCCTGTTCATGCAGCAGGTCCAGGCCGCGCAGGGCGAGCAGGTCGGCGACGGCGCGCCGGTGGGGCAGGCCTAA
- the dapE gene encoding succinyl-diaminopimelate desuccinylase has translation MTRNIDPIELAKALIAVPSVTPATGAVFDVLEAALTPLGFTVERFIDGIEPDGPVENLLAVRRGSGPKHFGFAGHLDVVPPGVGWTSDAFAPEIRGELLYGRGAVDMKGAIAAFVAAAAATPVDAGTISLIITGDEEGPAIFGTRALMEHMDARRVTPDMIVVGEPTSVNRLGDMVKIGRRGSVNIWIDVPGTQGHVAYPHLADNPIPKLVKILAAIDAVVLDEGSDWFQPSNIEFTDIEVGNGATNVIPASARARLSIRFNDQHRGAELVAMIERIAHEVEPAARVLGKISGEAFLTPPGELSELVAEAIHAETDICAEMSTTGGTSDARFLHALCPVVEFGLTNATMHKLDEAVAIEDLHRLTAIYRGILMRVFL, from the coding sequence ATGACCCGCAATATCGACCCCATCGAGCTAGCCAAGGCGCTGATCGCCGTCCCCTCCGTCACCCCGGCAACAGGGGCGGTGTTCGACGTACTCGAGGCGGCGCTCACGCCGCTCGGGTTCACGGTCGAGCGGTTTATCGACGGGATCGAACCCGACGGGCCGGTTGAAAACCTGCTCGCGGTACGACGCGGCAGCGGGCCAAAGCATTTTGGCTTTGCGGGGCATCTCGACGTCGTGCCGCCGGGGGTTGGCTGGACAAGCGATGCCTTCGCGCCCGAAATACGCGGCGAACTGCTTTACGGGCGCGGCGCGGTCGACATGAAAGGGGCAATCGCCGCCTTTGTCGCCGCGGCCGCCGCCACCCCGGTCGATGCCGGGACGATCAGCCTGATCATCACCGGCGACGAGGAAGGCCCGGCAATCTTTGGCACCCGCGCGCTGATGGAGCATATGGACGCGCGCCGCGTGACGCCCGACATGATCGTCGTCGGCGAGCCGACCTCGGTGAACCGGCTGGGTGACATGGTGAAGATCGGGCGGCGCGGATCGGTCAATATCTGGATCGACGTGCCGGGGACGCAGGGGCATGTCGCTTACCCCCACCTGGCCGACAATCCGATCCCCAAGCTGGTGAAGATATTGGCGGCGATCGACGCGGTGGTGCTGGACGAAGGCAGCGACTGGTTCCAGCCGTCGAATATCGAGTTCACCGACATCGAGGTCGGCAACGGCGCGACCAATGTCATTCCGGCGTCGGCGCGCGCGCGGCTGTCGATCCGCTTCAACGACCAGCACCGGGGCGCCGAGCTGGTGGCGATGATCGAGCGCATCGCGCACGAGGTCGAACCCGCGGCCAGGGTGCTGGGCAAGATTTCGGGCGAGGCCTTTCTGACGCCGCCGGGCGAATTGTCCGAACTGGTCGCCGAGGCGATCCATGCCGAGACCGACATCTGCGCCGAAATGTCGACGACGGGCGGCACCTCCGACGCGCGCTTCCTGCACGCGCTGTGTCCGGTCGTGGAGTTCGGGCTGACCAACGCAACGATGCACAAGCTCGACGAAGCGGTGGCGATCGAGGACCTGCACAGGCTGACCGCAATCTATCGCGGGATCTTAATGCGCGTTTTCCTCTAA
- a CDS encoding cupin domain-containing protein, whose translation MPKLDLDAIPQTNLTGYPAPYDAPVQGRWYRRLAPPTGLSDFAASHVVLKPGAWSSQRHWHDGEDEMLVMISGEAVLVEDDGRHIMRAGDIAVWPKGSTNGHHLINESDTDCVFVALGGGKKYDTGGGYSDIDMIFTPDGYFHKDGTPYPSKRIP comes from the coding sequence ATGCCCAAACTAGACCTCGACGCCATCCCGCAGACCAACCTCACCGGCTATCCCGCTCCCTATGACGCTCCTGTGCAGGGCCGCTGGTACCGCCGCCTCGCGCCGCCCACCGGCCTCAGCGACTTCGCCGCTAGCCATGTCGTGCTCAAGCCCGGCGCCTGGTCTTCGCAACGCCACTGGCACGACGGCGAGGATGAGATGCTGGTGATGATTTCGGGCGAGGCGGTGCTGGTCGAGGACGACGGCCGGCACATCATGCGCGCGGGCGACATCGCCGTGTGGCCCAAGGGCAGTACCAACGGCCATCATCTCATCAATGAATCCGATACCGACTGCGTCTTCGTTGCGCTCGGCGGCGGCAAGAAATATGATACCGGCGGCGGCTATTCGGACATCGACATGATCTTCACGCCCGACGGCTATTTCCACAAGGACGGTACCCCCTATCCGTCCAAGCGGATTCCGTGA
- a CDS encoding murein transglycosylase A — MIRLAGAPRARLFRLALLAAFPLLSGCVSVIPGAGDTGRPAVSAPAPSPGQPRPYIPRPSERVGVAVQPITATPRAPLAAPAVPADAATATASGVIAGPDFASLGISTEQAAAALAAFRISCPAIQRRTDASGLTQTADWTESCAAAAGWADGDASAFFARYFGTVQIGTGVAFVTGYYEPEIAASRTKRPGYDVPIYRRPADLIEVDLGQFADDLKGRKIRGRVDGSSFVRYHDRTAIESGALEGRGLELAWAADAAEFFFLQVQGSGRLRLPDGGIMRIGYDGQNGRGYVGIGKLLLDRGELERGQASMQGILDYLRADPARGAAVMNENPSWVFFRELNGPGPLGALGVPVTARVSVAADPKYVPLGAPVFLSLDRAEPNGLWIAQDTGGAIKGANRFDSFWGAGEEARAIAGGMAARGSALLLLPRASIARLLPEG, encoded by the coding sequence ATGATCCGGCTTGCGGGGGCGCCACGCGCGCGTCTTTTCCGGCTCGCGCTGCTCGCCGCCTTCCCGCTCCTCTCGGGCTGCGTGTCGGTCATTCCCGGAGCGGGCGACACCGGTCGCCCGGCGGTGTCGGCGCCCGCCCCGTCGCCGGGTCAGCCTCGCCCCTATATTCCGCGTCCGTCCGAACGCGTCGGCGTGGCGGTCCAGCCGATCACCGCCACTCCGCGCGCACCGCTTGCCGCCCCCGCCGTTCCCGCCGACGCGGCCACAGCGACAGCCAGCGGTGTGATCGCCGGCCCCGACTTTGCATCGCTCGGTATCTCCACCGAACAGGCCGCGGCGGCGCTCGCCGCCTTTCGCATCAGCTGCCCCGCAATCCAGCGCCGCACCGACGCGAGCGGCCTGACGCAGACCGCCGACTGGACAGAAAGCTGCGCCGCTGCGGCCGGCTGGGCCGACGGCGACGCTTCAGCTTTCTTTGCGCGCTATTTCGGCACGGTGCAGATCGGCACTGGCGTGGCCTTCGTCACCGGCTATTACGAGCCCGAAATCGCCGCCTCGCGCACCAAACGGCCGGGATATGACGTTCCCATCTATCGCCGTCCCGCCGATCTGATCGAAGTCGATCTCGGCCAGTTCGCCGACGATCTGAAGGGCCGCAAGATCCGCGGCCGCGTCGATGGCTCCAGTTTCGTGCGCTATCACGACCGCACCGCGATCGAATCGGGCGCGCTCGAAGGGCGCGGTCTCGAACTGGCCTGGGCTGCCGACGCCGCCGAATTTTTCTTCCTTCAGGTACAGGGGTCGGGCCGCCTCCGCCTCCCCGACGGCGGCATCATGCGCATCGGATATGACGGCCAGAACGGCCGCGGCTATGTCGGCATCGGCAAGTTGCTGCTCGACCGCGGCGAACTGGAGCGCGGGCAGGCATCGATGCAGGGCATTCTCGATTATCTGCGCGCCGATCCGGCGCGCGGCGCCGCGGTGATGAACGAGAACCCCAGCTGGGTCTTTTTCCGCGAACTCAACGGCCCCGGCCCCCTCGGCGCGCTCGGCGTGCCCGTCACGGCCCGCGTCAGCGTCGCCGCCGATCCCAAATATGTGCCGCTCGGCGCCCCCGTCTTCCTCTCGCTCGATCGCGCCGAACCGAACGGCCTCTGGATTGCGCAGGACACCGGCGGCGCGATCAAGGGGGCCAACCGCTTCGACAGCTTCTGGGGCGCGGGCGAAGAGGCGCGCGCGATCGCCGGCGGCATGGCGGCGCGCGGATCGGCGCTGCTGCTGCTGCCGCGCGCCAGCATCGCACGCCTGCTTCCCGAAGGCTGA
- a CDS encoding Smr/MutS family protein, whose protein sequence is MPRRLAPEESALWKKVAATVTPLPNAPSPLAPAAPPTIAPPRSTPRDTAPRAAAIPHGPAPLPPARRTHSAATLDGHWDRRLRKGLVRPDMSIDLHGHTLASAQTQLDDAIGRALHRGARVLLVVAGRLRPGADRLPQTHGAPRPRGAIRAALPDWLAVSPHADRIVALRPAHISHGGAGAVYVILRRSRED, encoded by the coding sequence ATGCCGCGGCGCCTCGCTCCCGAAGAAAGCGCGCTGTGGAAGAAGGTGGCGGCGACGGTGACGCCGCTACCGAACGCGCCCTCGCCGCTCGCTCCCGCCGCGCCGCCGACCATCGCGCCGCCGAGGTCCACGCCGCGCGACACCGCCCCGCGTGCGGCTGCCATCCCGCACGGCCCGGCTCCGCTCCCCCCAGCACGCCGCACACACAGCGCCGCAACGCTCGACGGCCATTGGGATCGCCGCCTGCGCAAGGGGCTCGTCCGTCCCGACATGAGCATCGACCTGCACGGCCACACGCTCGCTTCGGCGCAGACACAGCTCGACGACGCGATTGGCCGCGCGCTGCACCGCGGCGCGCGCGTGCTGCTCGTCGTCGCCGGGCGTCTCCGCCCCGGTGCTGACCGTCTGCCACAGACGCATGGCGCTCCGCGCCCGCGCGGCGCGATTCGCGCGGCGCTCCCCGACTGGCTCGCCGTCTCGCCCCACGCCGATCGGATTGTCGCGCTGCGCCCCGCGCATATCAGCCACGGCGGCGCGGGCGCGGTCTATGTGATCCTCCGGCGCAGCCGCGAGGATTAG
- a CDS encoding Tim44/TimA family putative adaptor protein, whose translation MTAFSIVLLAMIAAFLGMRLYSVLGKRTGHEQEPVLPRRDDRSAPAPIRLDDGETSAIVTSATDTAGLVYEPSAEAGLRQLLANDRNFDAGRFMEGARAAYRMILEAFWKGDRETLRDLCDDDSYDAFVEAIDAREARGETLENRLIRIDSAKITAAELNRGEARITVRYHADISAITRDADGKLIAGSMSDAAQTDDLWTFRRQIGSNDPNWLLDEAESA comes from the coding sequence GTGACCGCTTTTTCGATTGTCCTGCTCGCCATGATCGCCGCCTTCCTCGGAATGCGGCTTTACTCGGTGCTCGGCAAGCGCACGGGGCATGAACAGGAGCCCGTGCTGCCGCGGCGCGACGATCGCTCCGCGCCGGCGCCGATCCGCCTCGACGATGGTGAGACATCGGCGATCGTGACCTCGGCGACCGATACCGCCGGGCTCGTCTATGAGCCTTCGGCGGAGGCCGGCCTTCGCCAACTGCTTGCGAACGACCGCAATTTTGACGCGGGGCGGTTTATGGAGGGCGCCAGGGCGGCCTATCGCATGATCCTCGAGGCCTTTTGGAAGGGCGACCGCGAGACGCTGCGCGATCTTTGCGACGACGACAGCTATGACGCCTTTGTCGAGGCGATCGACGCGCGCGAGGCACGGGGCGAGACGCTGGAAAACCGCCTGATCAGGATCGATTCGGCAAAGATCACCGCGGCGGAGCTGAATCGCGGCGAAGCGCGCATCACCGTGCGCTATCACGCCGACATCAGTGCCATTACGCGCGACGCCGACGGCAAGCTGATTGCCGGATCGATGAGCGACGCCGCACAGACCGACGACCTGTGGACCTTCCGCCGCCAGATCGGCAGCAACGATCCCAACTGGCTGCTCGACGAAGCCGAATCGGCCTGA
- the trpS gene encoding tryptophan--tRNA ligase: MRTLSGIQPTGNLHLGNYLGAIRNWVRMQDAMEGEKLYFLADLHAITVHNDPAELTANTREMAAALMAAGIDPAKAILFNQARVPAHAELAWLLFCTARIGWLNRMTQFKEKSGKNREGASVGLFAYPVLQAADVLLYQTTHVPVGDDQKQHLELARDIATKFNLDTGTDTFTLPEPTIPATAARIMSLRDGNAKMSKSDPSDMSRINLVDDPDTIMAKIRKAKTDPEPLPSEAAGLEGRPEAKNLVSIYAAMADESVDQVLARFAGQGFGAFKPALGELLVETLRPIAARLTELKANPAAIDAALEAGAARASALAKPTLDAAYAALGLCR, encoded by the coding sequence ATGCGGACGCTATCGGGCATCCAGCCCACCGGAAACTTGCACCTCGGCAATTATCTGGGCGCGATCCGCAACTGGGTGCGGATGCAGGACGCGATGGAGGGCGAGAAGCTCTATTTCCTCGCCGACCTGCACGCGATCACCGTCCATAACGACCCCGCCGAGCTGACCGCGAACACGCGCGAGATGGCGGCGGCGCTGATGGCGGCGGGAATCGACCCCGCGAAGGCGATCCTGTTCAATCAGGCGCGCGTGCCCGCTCATGCCGAGCTGGCCTGGCTTCTGTTCTGCACCGCGCGCATCGGCTGGCTGAACCGGATGACGCAGTTCAAGGAAAAGTCGGGCAAGAACCGCGAGGGTGCGAGCGTCGGGCTCTTTGCCTATCCGGTGCTCCAGGCGGCCGATGTGCTGCTCTATCAGACGACGCATGTGCCCGTGGGCGACGACCAGAAACAGCATCTGGAGCTGGCGCGCGACATTGCGACCAAGTTCAACCTCGATACGGGGACCGACACCTTCACCCTGCCCGAACCGACGATCCCGGCGACCGCAGCGCGGATCATGAGCCTGCGCGACGGCAATGCCAAAATGTCGAAATCGGACCCGAGCGACATGAGCCGCATCAATCTGGTCGACGATCCCGACACGATCATGGCGAAGATCCGCAAGGCGAAGACCGACCCCGAACCGTTGCCGTCGGAGGCGGCGGGGCTGGAGGGGCGGCCCGAGGCGAAGAATCTCGTGTCGATCTATGCCGCGATGGCCGACGAGAGCGTCGATCAGGTGCTCGCGCGCTTTGCCGGCCAGGGATTTGGCGCGTTCAAGCCCGCGCTCGGCGAGCTGCTGGTCGAGACGTTGCGACCGATCGCCGCGCGCCTGACCGAGCTGAAGGCCAATCCGGCGGCGATCGACGCCGCGCTGGAAGCGGGCGCAGCGCGGGCGTCGGCGCTGGCGAAACCGACGCTCGACGCCGCCTATGCCGCGCTCGGGCTTTGCCGCTAA
- the murJ gene encoding murein biosynthesis integral membrane protein MurJ translates to MSSLVKSVGTIGGLTLVSRIFGFARDMLLSRILGAGGVADAWQLAFQLPNIFRRLFAEGAFAAAFVPLFNQRMTKDGDASEARAFAEAVLAVLIPILIVFSALMLIVMPWVMGLFASDALEADGARFDLAVAMARIAFPYLALMSVATLFAAILNSLSRFAAAAAAPILLNLCLIAALLLGMFTGDGSEEARAATGLYLAIAVSLSGLFQLGWLYYWVRRSGFRPGLRRPRLTAGVREMGVLILPAVFGAGVYQISRFVDLFFIAMLPDKSITYLAMADRLNQLPLGIIGIALGTAILPALSRFVAREDRDGAFRLQSNAVELSMLLTVPAAVALFVAGPAITSAFYVGGAYSAADGLATGAVVGGLVIGLPAYVLVKVLVPNFFARKDTRTPVWTAAASLVINIALNLLLIPPLGIVGLALAGSLAAWCNVTMLYAILHRKGLFHLTGQVLSRIARIALAAAAMAAALHFVIPLAGDAFTGGVFERIAALGAIVAAGAATFFGCALLFGVVNRDTVGQLRRRQL, encoded by the coding sequence TTGAGCAGCCTTGTCAAAAGCGTCGGGACGATCGGCGGGCTGACGCTGGTCAGCCGCATCTTCGGCTTTGCGCGCGACATGTTGCTCAGCCGCATATTGGGGGCGGGTGGCGTTGCCGACGCCTGGCAGCTGGCCTTTCAGCTCCCCAATATCTTTCGCCGCCTGTTTGCCGAGGGGGCCTTTGCCGCCGCCTTCGTCCCGCTGTTCAACCAGCGGATGACGAAGGATGGCGACGCAAGCGAGGCGCGCGCCTTTGCCGAGGCGGTGCTGGCGGTGCTGATCCCGATCCTGATCGTCTTTTCGGCGCTGATGCTGATCGTCATGCCGTGGGTGATGGGGCTGTTTGCCAGCGACGCGCTCGAAGCCGACGGCGCGCGGTTCGACCTGGCGGTGGCGATGGCGCGCATCGCCTTTCCCTATCTGGCCCTTATGAGCGTCGCGACGCTATTCGCGGCGATCCTCAACAGTCTGTCGCGCTTCGCCGCGGCCGCCGCCGCGCCGATCCTCCTCAACCTCTGCCTGATTGCGGCGCTGCTGCTCGGCATGTTCACCGGCGACGGCAGCGAGGAGGCCAGGGCGGCGACGGGGCTGTATCTGGCGATCGCCGTGTCGCTTTCGGGATTGTTCCAGCTTGGCTGGCTTTATTATTGGGTGCGTAGATCCGGTTTCCGTCCGGGGCTGCGCCGCCCCCGGCTGACGGCGGGCGTTCGCGAGATGGGTGTCCTTATCCTGCCCGCGGTGTTCGGCGCCGGCGTCTACCAGATCAGCCGCTTTGTCGACCTGTTCTTCATCGCGATGCTGCCCGACAAGAGCATCACCTATCTGGCGATGGCCGACCGGCTCAATCAGTTGCCGCTCGGCATCATCGGCATTGCGCTGGGCACCGCGATCCTGCCCGCGCTGTCGCGCTTTGTCGCGCGGGAGGATCGCGACGGCGCCTTCCGCCTGCAAAGCAATGCGGTCGAACTTTCGATGCTACTCACTGTTCCTGCGGCAGTCGCGCTGTTCGTCGCCGGACCCGCGATCACGAGCGCCTTTTATGTCGGCGGCGCGTATAGCGCGGCCGACGGGCTGGCGACCGGCGCGGTCGTCGGCGGGCTGGTCATCGGCCTGCCCGCCTATGTGCTGGTGAAGGTACTGGTCCCCAATTTCTTTGCGCGCAAGGACACGCGCACACCGGTGTGGACCGCAGCGGCGTCGCTGGTCATCAACATCGCGCTGAATCTGCTTCTGATCCCGCCGCTCGGCATCGTCGGGCTGGCGCTTGCGGGTTCGCTTGCCGCCTGGTGCAATGTCACGATGCTCTATGCGATTCTGCATCGGAAAGGGCTGTTCCACCTGACCGGACAAGTGCTGAGCCGGATTGCGCGCATCGCGCTTGCCGCGGCGGCGATGGCGGCGGCGCTCCATTTCGTCATTCCGCTGGCGGGCGACGCTTTCACGGGCGGCGTGTTCGAGCGGATCGCCGCGCTCGGCGCGATCGTTGCGGCCGGGGCGGCGACATTCTTTGGTTGCGCCTTGCTTTTCGGCGTGGTCAATCGCGACACCGTCGGCCAGTTGCGTCGACGGCAATTGTAA